CATATGAAACAAATACAATGAGAATCATCAGTGATGATGATACAGTAGCAGGACTAAATGGGAATTCTGGATATGGTAATAATCCATCAGATGGAGCAGGGAGTGATAGTAAAGAATATAATCAAGTTAAAACACTTCAATTTGATGTAGGAGCAGATGGTGGAACAGTAGCATGGAATATAGCGAATAGTTCTACAGTATCAGGAGCAGTAGGTATTACATTTAGCGTAGATGCATCAGGTTCATTTATAATAACGCAAGACCAAGGTGGAACAGCAGTTGAAATTGCTAAGATAACATTAGATGAGAATACAGGTAAATATGTATATACACAAACTGGAAATGTAATACATGAAAATGATGGTAATAATACAGAGAATGAAGCATCATTTGTAATAGGATTTACAGTAACAGATGGAGATGGGGATAAAGCTGATGGTAATCTTACTTTATTAATTGATGATGATACTCCAGTAATTTTAAACGATACTGTATCAGCAGATGAAGATAGTATTGTTTATATTGATGTTTTGGCAAATGATAGTTTAGGTGCAGATAATATAGCTATGACAAGTGATCCTTTGACTAATCCAATTACAATAACAACTAATCCAACAAATGGAACAGCGGAAGTTGTTTGGAATATAGATGAAGGTAAATGGCAAATTAAATATGATTCTGATGAAAATTATAATGGGAATGATTCAATAGGTTATAAGATAACTGATGCAGATGGAGATGTTTCTCCTGAAGCAACAGTTTCTGTGACCGTTAATCCTGTAAATGATGCACCTATTGCTAATAATGACTTTGAAGAAATGCATATTAACTTTAATTCTAATTCTAGTATGGTAGTTCAAAACTCTCCTGAATTAGAGTTAGGAAAAGATAATTCTGACTTTACTGTTTCTTTCTCTATGTATCTAGATATAGATCATACAGGTGCATGGAGAAACATAATGCATAAGGGTGATACTAATTCAGAAAGAGGTCCAGGTATATGGATGCATCCAAATACAAATAAAATTCACTATACATTAAGCTCAACAACTAATTGGAATAATAATAAAAATAGCGTGGCTGAAATAGAATTGAATGAGTGGACTGAAATTAGTTATGTAAAAGAGGGACAGACTGTTAGTTTATATATAAATGGTGTTAAGGATTCAAGCTTTACCTTTACTGGAGATTCTTTAAGTAATACAGGTATCTTTAGTTTTGGAGATGATTCTTGGTATCAAGGCTTTGATGGTTCAATGGATAATATTCAAATTCATAATAAAGCTTTATCTTCTACCGAAGTAGAAGCAGTTTCTAAAGGGGAAGTAATTATTGGAGATGAGCTTGTAGCTTACTATGATTTTGAAGGTGTTAATCCATATAATGATAAATCAGGAAATGAAAATAATGGGCAAGTTCAAAATAATCCAGTTTTAGAGAATAGTTTAACAACTATAGAAGAAGAACCTATTAGTATTAGAATTACAGATTTAATTGCAAATGATAGCGATGTAGATGGATCTCTTTCAGAGTTAGAATTAACTTTAGTTGCCGGAACTGAAGTTGGTGGAACAGCCGTATTAGATGGCTTAGGTAATGTAATTTTTACACCAGATTTAGATTATAATGGAAAAGCAACATTTGAGTATACCGTTACAGATCAAAACGGTACAGGCTTAACAAGTAATATTGCTACAGTTTCTATTGATGTTACTCCTGTTGATGATGCTCCAGAATTTAATTATAATACTGTTGCTCCATTCCCTCAACCGGTATTTTCAGAATATTACTCTTCTGAAGATGGAAGTGAAAAAACATTTGCAGTTGGAGATACTAGTGATCAAAGGACAGATACTATATTGTCTTTTAATAATGAATTAACAATGATCGCTTGGGTTAAGTTTGATTCAGTTATTAATACATCTAGTAATGAAAGAATACTTGAAC
The sequence above is drawn from the Arcobacter sp. LA11 genome and encodes:
- a CDS encoding LamG-like jellyroll fold domain-containing protein; its protein translation is YETNTMRIISDDDTVAGLNGNSGYGNNPSDGAGSDSKEYNQVKTLQFDVGADGGTVAWNIANSSTVSGAVGITFSVDASGSFIITQDQGGTAVEIAKITLDENTGKYVYTQTGNVIHENDGNNTENEASFVIGFTVTDGDGDKADGNLTLLIDDDTPVILNDTVSADEDSIVYIDVLANDSLGADNIAMTSDPLTNPITITTNPTNGTAEVVWNIDEGKWQIKYDSDENYNGNDSIGYKITDADGDVSPEATVSVTVNPVNDAPIANNDFEEMHINFNSNSSMVVQNSPELELGKDNSDFTVSFSMYLDIDHTGAWRNIMHKGDTNSERGPGIWMHPNTNKIHYTLSSTTNWNNNKNSVAEIELNEWTEISYVKEGQTVSLYINGVKDSSFTFTGDSLSNTGIFSFGDDSWYQGFDGSMDNIQIHNKALSSTEVEAVSKGEVIIGDELVAYYDFEGVNPYNDKSGNENNGQVQNNPVLENSLTTIEEEPISIRITDLIANDSDVDGSLSELELTLVAGTEVGGTAVLDGLGNVIFTPDLDYNGKATFEYTVTDQNGTGLTSNIATVSIDVTPVDDAPEFNYNTVAPFPQPVFSEYYSSEDGSEKTFAVGDTSDQRTDTILSFNNELTMIAWVKFDSVINTSSNERILELSNSNGWLDSTAIALGNGTDDKLLRVWTNDESSSEKSVELQYDISSLLGDETYHQIAYSISNASLDLYIDGVLVDNSVLTNPIDIIDASKINIGGYDGGSGHAPNASIDNIEVYDIVLTANQIGELYDQTVTVTDVDGGEIDMVSLLANATSEIGDNLDTIDLTSGDHILSNIDYLDVIAMTDADNTLKIITDGDSSTGDKVKLDTADWSPSTTPDAEGYTTYTSTTDNTVKLLIEADNVEI